A DNA window from Paenibacillus andongensis contains the following coding sequences:
- a CDS encoding polyprenyl synthetase family protein, with protein MVEAALIQALPTAWDVPGSLRESMNYSLMAGGKRLRPILVLAAAEVLGGSLEAAMPVALAIEMVHTYSLVHDDLPAMDNDDYRRGKLTNHKVYGEAMAILAGDALLTQAFFSVTQAHKSHGIPAERVLAITEELAIYAGARGMVGGQAADMLGEQGMTKLEELTFIHMHKTSDLIVFSLRAGGHIAGATDAQLSALSEFGNAIGLAFQIQDDILDIIGDEKKLGKPVKSDEKQQKVTYPFFIGLEASEQKVKDLTNHAKETLLRAQIAHPERLLQLADYLMQRDH; from the coding sequence ATGGTCGAAGCAGCTTTAATTCAAGCGCTGCCTACAGCTTGGGACGTTCCTGGTTCTCTACGTGAGTCCATGAACTATTCCTTAATGGCTGGAGGCAAGCGCTTGCGCCCCATTCTGGTACTCGCAGCCGCTGAAGTGCTTGGGGGCTCCCTAGAAGCTGCGATGCCTGTTGCTTTAGCTATTGAGATGGTTCATACCTACTCTCTGGTTCATGACGATTTACCAGCAATGGATAATGATGATTATCGCCGTGGCAAGCTGACGAATCATAAGGTATACGGGGAGGCCATGGCCATTCTAGCTGGCGATGCATTGCTGACGCAAGCATTCTTCAGCGTTACGCAAGCTCATAAAAGCCATGGCATTCCAGCAGAACGCGTGCTGGCTATTACAGAAGAACTTGCCATATATGCGGGAGCAAGAGGGATGGTTGGCGGTCAAGCCGCAGATATGCTTGGGGAGCAAGGCATGACCAAACTCGAAGAATTAACCTTTATTCATATGCATAAGACGAGTGATCTCATTGTTTTCTCCTTACGTGCTGGCGGTCATATTGCCGGTGCAACGGATGCGCAACTGAGTGCACTTAGTGAATTCGGCAATGCTATTGGTCTTGCTTTTCAAATTCAGGATGATATTTTGGATATTATCGGTGATGAGAAGAAGTTAGGTAAGCCCGTGAAGAGCGATGAGAAGCAGCAGAAGGTAACTTATCCCTTTTTTATTGGGTTGGAAGCCTCGGAACAGAAGGTCAAGGATTTAACGAATCATGCCAAAGAAACACTGCTTCGTGCACAGATTGCACACCCTGAGAGGCTTCTCCAACTGGCGGATTACTTAATGCAGAGGGATCATTAA
- the xseB gene encoding exodeoxyribonuclease VII small subunit: protein MSTSETEVSFELAIEQLERIVAQLESGDVPLEKAIELYQEGVRLSHLCGVKLEQVEKKIEMLVEGETGTVSRKPFQPVLEDKGN from the coding sequence ATGTCTACGAGTGAAACGGAAGTTAGCTTTGAACTAGCCATTGAACAGCTGGAGCGCATTGTTGCCCAATTAGAAAGCGGCGATGTGCCATTGGAGAAAGCCATTGAGTTATATCAGGAAGGCGTGCGGCTCTCCCATCTGTGCGGTGTGAAGCTTGAACAAGTGGAGAAGAAAATTGAGATGCTGGTTGAAGGTGAAACAGGCACTGTGAGCAGGAAGCCTTTCCAACCTGTCTTGGAAGATAAGGGGAATTAG
- the xseA gene encoding exodeoxyribonuclease VII large subunit, with amino-acid sequence MARNETKILSVKDLNRYIKLMLESDSRLQDVWVRGEISNFTHHSSGHMYFTIKDADGRLKSIMFASHNQKLGFIPKEGTKVIARGNISVYERDGAYQFYVTAMQPDGIGSLYMAFEQLKKKLEGEGLFAAERKKPIPRFPRAIGVITSPTGAAIRDVIITLQRRFPSIPILLYPVLVQGAGAAPSIIKAIEVMNRLGEADVLIVGRGGGSLEELWAFNEEAVARSIAASAIPVISAVGHETDFTIADFVADLRAPTPTAAAELAVPHHHELKQQLSQLSQRLHYGLLQQLRRKQERLERAKRSPFLTNPRRQLLMQPAERLDRLAEQLGYRMRQRITLLAERRLKLERRLSSFNPKEQAVAARRRLDTAGRQMFTAMQTLLRTKKQEWQSGVRHLDALSPLKVMQRGYSLAYDEQEQELIRSVSQVKVGDFVKIRLKDGRLNCQVSGMEENRDVYE; translated from the coding sequence ATGGCGAGAAACGAGACGAAGATCTTATCTGTCAAGGATTTGAACCGGTATATTAAACTCATGCTAGAGAGCGATTCCCGTCTGCAGGATGTTTGGGTTCGTGGGGAAATCTCTAATTTCACTCACCATTCCAGCGGCCATATGTATTTTACGATTAAAGACGCAGATGGCAGGCTGAAAAGCATCATGTTTGCTTCTCATAACCAGAAGCTCGGTTTTATTCCGAAAGAGGGAACGAAAGTGATCGCTCGCGGTAATATTTCCGTATATGAAAGAGACGGAGCGTATCAGTTCTATGTGACGGCGATGCAGCCAGACGGCATCGGCAGTTTGTATATGGCCTTCGAGCAGCTTAAGAAGAAGCTCGAAGGGGAAGGGCTGTTCGCGGCGGAGCGCAAGAAACCGATTCCTCGGTTTCCGCGCGCGATCGGCGTGATCACGTCACCGACGGGGGCCGCCATTCGTGATGTCATTATCACGCTGCAACGGCGTTTTCCGTCGATTCCGATTCTCCTGTACCCGGTCTTGGTACAGGGGGCTGGGGCGGCACCTTCGATCATCAAGGCGATCGAAGTGATGAACCGGCTCGGTGAAGCCGACGTGCTCATCGTTGGCCGCGGCGGCGGCTCGCTCGAGGAGCTCTGGGCATTCAACGAGGAGGCCGTTGCGCGGAGTATCGCCGCTTCCGCAATTCCCGTCATCTCGGCCGTCGGCCACGAGACGGACTTTACGATCGCGGACTTCGTCGCCGATCTCAGAGCGCCGACGCCTACGGCGGCGGCCGAGCTCGCGGTGCCGCACCACCACGAGCTGAAGCAGCAGCTGTCGCAGCTGTCGCAGCGGCTGCACTACGGGCTGCTCCAGCAGCTGCGCCGCAAGCAGGAACGGCTGGAGCGCGCGAAGCGCTCCCCGTTCCTGACGAACCCCCGCAGGCAGCTGCTGATGCAGCCTGCGGAGCGGCTCGACCGGCTGGCGGAGCAGCTCGGTTACCGCATGCGCCAGCGTATCACGCTGCTGGCGGAACGGCGATTGAAGCTGGAGCGCCGCTTATCCAGCTTCAATCCCAAAGAGCAGGCCGTGGCCGCAAGGCGGCGCTTGGATACAGCGGGGCGGCAGATGTTCACGGCCATGCAGACCCTCCTGCGCACGAAGAAGCAGGAGTGGCAGTCCGGCGTCCGTCATTTGGACGCCCTCAGCCCGCTGAAGGTCATGCAGCGGGGCTACAGCTTGGCGTATGACGAACAAGAGCAGGAGCTCATTCGTTCCGTCTCTCAAGTGAAGGTTGGGGATTTCGTTAAGATTCGTCTGAAGGACGGTAGATTGAATTGTCAGGTATCGGGGATGGAGGAGAACAGAGATGTCTACGAGTGA